The window aaagtaaaagtcATGTAATGAAAAGTAACCGTTtgaattttacaaaaaaaaaataacccttATATAAAACCACTTATTaaaggtttggttttggttttaccTGAAAAAACTTTCATTGAATTGAATCGAATCAAACCTAACCATTTGAACACCATACATAGAACCAACCATCCACTACGTACATGACATGGTTAATAATAAACTTATAGGCATGTGTATCGGCCGTATTGGTCGTTGTCGAATCTACATCCAAATACTTTTGTATATATAGGCAATGATATTACCTGAGCTTAATGTCAAATatgatatataatatattttttacaaGATGGGAACATAAATAACTTGACTAGGGTAAAATGTCGCTGGGCAAGAAAGGAGAGTACTACAAGAGAGTAAGATCAAGATTCAGAAATTTAAGAAGCGAAGGTGTCAAAGATGGTTGTGTGAAGTGGGTCGCTCAAATGGGTGGCCCAGTTGTTGAGTGGACCTTTTCCAGTGGCAGCTGCTTGGACGGCGAAGCCAAGGAAGGCAACCATGGCGAGACGAGCATGCTTGATCTCAGCCAACTGAAGAGTAGCTTTCTTCTCTGGATCAGAGGCCAAACCTAGAGGGTCAAAGAAACTGCCTCCAGGGTACAACCTCTTCTCCGGGTCAAGCTCTGCATTTCTTTGAAACTCAATGTATCCAATCACAAGAACCTCAATCACTATCAATGTGGTCATCGAGAATGGTAGAGGTTGGCCCAAGTATGACGATCCCTCTATCAACTCTACCTGCACATAATACATAACCATCACCAACTGGATTAAGCTCGTTTTCATATGTTAGGTTCAATCTAGTGTATGAGTGTTAGATTGGATCAGTCTAATATGAGATAGATCAACAACTCTGGAACTTTTAGGTATCAAATCAATTCTTACATACCTTTCCTGCGTCTTGCCAGGTGACACCGGTGAGTGACTCAACGGCGAGTGCCCCGAGTGTAGCCAACATAGCCCACCTTCCATGAATGAGTTCACACTCTCTGAACCTCTGCAACCCAAATACCTCATCGTAAGGCTGCAATGGAGTGGACTTCACGTCTATGCTCTCGGCACGGGTACCGATCACGTCACCGGCCAAATTCTTCGCCAGGTTCTGGTCCAACGAGTCGTAATCGAACTGCAAGTACTCGGCCGGCTTGCCCAAACCGAAGGGGTCGAACCCATAGTCGCCCACCAAACTCCCGTCAAGATATTCCGGCGCCTTCGCACCTGGGAACCACAGAGGCCGGTTCGAGGACGGTTTTGACGCGGTCTTTTTGGGGGCCTTCTTGCCGAAACCGAACCGGGCTTGGAACTTCCCTGAGTTAGAGTGAACATCTTGAAGCCGAGTTCCGAGGAACGATGATGTAGCAGCGGctgtggtggtggccatggttCCGCCCTAACGTGTGCTTCCGGAGAAGTGTTGATGGGTAAGAAGATCGAGTTAATAAGTTGCTGTTGTCTGCTTTCGATCGGTGACGGTACCATAATTATAAAAAGGTTGAGTGGTCTATCCACAACGGTGATTTAAGGTCGTTGGATGGAAGAGAATATCCATCTGACGGACATAACTCCCTTTTCCTTATCTTTACCTTATCTACTTTGCAACTTGTGTGGTTGAGATCAGATAAACGGTGTAGAAGATCTTTCAGTACTGAATAAACGAGGTCCACAAATTTTCTCACTGGCTTTCTTTTTCGCGTTGTTGTCTCACAGCTGCGCATTCTTGGATTTAGATCCTCTGCTGCCAGATGCCCGTGTGGTCAGCTTACAGTCTCAGTAGAGACGAAATGACCACCATACCCACTGTTCAAACACCTTATGCAGGTGTAGTTCTATGGGGTCCACACCCTGCCTATGTGAGGAAATGATTCTATCATACATGAGCCCTCTGTTTGACGACTCTTGATGAAAACTGAAGGCTGTATTTGATGGGAGTGTCAGAGGAGCAAATAAGtgacccacatggggacggatGGAGAGAAATCtaaaccctccatgggggtgtggatagcagatctgaactccaAATAGGTCACTTGTGTTCGCGTAGAGACTATTAGTCAGAAGGCAAGTCTAATATGTATTGTTAATTAATGCTCTCATTCTAGGGTTTGTCTAGTTGTAACCGACCTAGGTTATAAATGACCTATAACCTATTGGTTGAAGTGAACACAAACATGTACTTTCACTAATTTGCATTAAAAATGGATCTTtcaacaccctctaggggtagaatAATGGGGTAATGTATTGTTGATTGAAGGGTATAATAGAATAATggaccatcttcttcttcctccctaaCCCCTACTCTAATATTTACGTAGATTGGAATAAACGAAATGGGAGAGAAGATGCTTGAGGgagaattgaaaaaagaaattaaagcaaGAGTTTGGTTCAATTGAAGGAACCATATCACAACTCTAAAGAGAATTCCAAGAATTTGTTTTAGGgtcaaacaaaatcaaaagtCGTCGGATTCTCTTAATATCTTCCTATAAATAAGATGTTACAACTCCTCTACATACACCACTAGTTTAATAACCAATAACTCCTACATAAATCCTTGATACATCGTAAAACCAGCACCCAATAGAGAGAAGACATGTGTGTCCTCTCGGGGAGAGGACGAAGAGAACAAGGTATGAGCACTCGATCAAATCGTTCTATgaagaatgagatggaaaaaagatCGATCTAGTGTAACTGGCGATCCGATCCTAACAGAGGCCTGACCATGCCACGATGACAAATCCGGATAAAGTGGAGAAATCACACCTCGAAAATGAAGCAGAGTGGCCCTAACGGCCCTAAATTAACGCGCCAATCCAGCCTAATGAGATGTGATGGGTTGGGGGGACTTATCCCTAaccataaaaggactcctagtCACCTAAACTCACGCCAAGGGAACTCCCTTTCCTATTAAGTCACGTCATCGCCTACAGGACTCTCCCAATTACCTATAAATAACTAGGTAACCTCCTTCTATGATCATCTGAATTCAATCACAATTATCTGTTGCTAAAGAgttctaacttaggcattggagtgACTGAATCGGCTTGGCCCGATCCTTTAtcgttgttttcttctttgcagGAACGGCACGCTCCACCCtagttcttgacgcaacaatcCTAAACAACGACATTCATAACCtgcattttgttttcttatctAGAAGATCCCATTGAACCTAAGGGGTCAGTTTGACCCAGCCAGCCCTAGCCTGTCCTGAGCCCGGAAAGGGCCTGTGCTGAGCTTTTCTACCTACAAGATGGTCctgggttgggattttcaggCCCAAGACTAGGCTGGGCATGGTTTGAGATCTCGAGTTGAGCCCGGTCTGGCCCAACCTGACCTATGTATAATGTATATAAATAAATTGTAAATATGTACATACACTACccaaactaattttttttaatcaatccaCATCATTCACACTTTTTAATCCACCAACTCCATCATCCATCCACCTCTCTAAATGACTCattccttttccatttttttttttcaaaattctttcaaagaaagaagagcccagatCATCTTAAAACCTTAAAAACCAGTGTCAATCAAAGCCAGCCCGGTCCTATAATGGCAAAAATTAGGGGCTGACAAGGTCAATCATGATCAACCCGATCCACTAACACCCATGATTGAACCATTGATTGAGAGTGGATTGTTGACCGGCTGAGCCGGAGTAGTTTACAAAACGGGTTGAAGGCTAGGCCGAGACgagtttgattttcttacaGACCCATCTAGTTATCTATCCACAACTAACAAGTGGCCACGGGCATGCCAACAACCATTCAACGCACATTCGAATCCTATTACTCTCTGGCTATCCAGCCACCTAAGCTTCTTTCTTGCTTAACCACCTCTCCCTGtgtctcctctttcttctttcctccttcctctctctctcacagacaACCATGGCGGTGTCATGGGAAGACAGCGTCACAGATTCGATCAACACCGTTTATCTCCTCTTCTCAGCTTACCTCGTCTTCGTAATGCAGCTTGGTTTCGCCATGCTCTGTGCTGGTTCAGTTCGAGCTAAGAACACCATGAACATAATGCTCACCAACGTTGTTGATGCCGTCGTCGGTAGCATCTCCTATTACCTCTTTGGTTTCGCTTTCGCTTTCGGCACTGGTTCCAATTCCAACCCTTTTATAGGCTCTCACTACTTCGCCCTCAAAGATATCCCCAACGATTCCTACGATTACAGCTTCTTCCTCTACCAATGGGCTTTCGCCATTGCCGTTGCCGGAATCACTAGCGGCTCCATAGCTGAACGTACACAGTTCACTGCTTATCtgattttctccttcttccttacTGGGTTTGTTTACCCGGTCGTAGCTCACTGGGTTTGGTCATCCAGCGGTTGGCTAAGCCCGAGTTCAAGCGGGTTATTGTTCGGTTCGGGAGCAATTGACTTTGCCGGAAGCGGTGTGGTTCACTTGGTTGGTGGAATTGCCGGTTTGTGGGGAGCATTTATTGAAGGGCCCCGAGTTGGCCGATTTGATGCGGTTGGTAATCCTGTTCCAATGCGTGGCCACAATGCAACTCTTGTGGTACTTGGGACATTCTTGTTGTGGTTTGGTTGGTTCGGTTTCAACCCCGGTTCATTCGATAAGATACTCGTTTCTTACCCAAACACAACCAATCAGGGAAATTGGACCAGCATCGGGAGAACTGCAGTTACAACTACACTAGCCGGTTCGATGGCCGGCATTGTCACTTTATTTGCTCGGCGGTTAATAGTCGGTCATTGGGATGCATTGGATGTATGCAATGGGCTGTTAGGTGGGTTCGTCGCGATCACATCGGGTTGCTCCGTGGTTGAACCATGGGCCGCAATCGTGTGCGGGTTTTTTGCTGCCATGGTCTTGATTGGGCTCAACATGGTAGCCCTTAAATTGAAGTTTGATGACCCATTAGAGGCAACCCAGTTGCATGGAGGGTGTGGGGCTTGGGGACTTATATTTACGGGTCTGTTTGCCAAAGAGGAATTTGTAATTCAAGCTTATGACTCTGGGGAGAGTGGTGTGGTTCGACCATATGGTTTGTTAATGGGAGGTGGGTGGGGTTTGCTTGGTTCACAATTGATTGAAGTTTTGGTGATTGTTGGTTGGGTTAGTGTAACCATGGGTCCACTCTTTTATTGTCTCCATAAGCTAAAGCTTCTGAGGACATCTACTGATGAAGAAATTGCAGGGCTTGACATCTCTAGCCATGGAGGATATGCATATGTAGTGGCCAATCCAGAAGAAAACCAACCTCGTTTTTATGCGGATTACATGCGGATGCAAGAATAATCAGGATTATAGAGCCTTAATTATTTACATCTTCTAGTTCATATTCTTCATTTGCTGTTCTAATTCGATTCATCAAattgaaattaataaatattAGCTAGAAGCTCTGGTCTTGGGGTGTGGTGTGAAATGTGAACCTATTGTTGTACTTTCAACACTTGCTCTATGGTTTTTCTTGACTTGACATTCTTGAAGCAATCACAGATATGAGATGTAACAAGGCATCTTTACTTCTATTGTCAATTGTAGTAGttgattctgttttttttagtCCCTTTCAAAATGGGTGAAGTAAGGCAATatgtttgaaaattaaaagtaaattgGATATAGGGTTTGAATTCCCCAGGTATATCCAATGTGCATTTAAAGAAAGCTAGATACCaacaagaagaaatagagacctaaatagggctgcaacagggtcgggttgggctggggtttgaAAGTCCCCTTAACTGGGCCTAGGCCTGGCTCGACCCTGACCCAAGGCTTGAAAAATCCACCCTAACCCCCCTTCAAGGTTGaaccgggctgaccctgattggacttgatcatggggaggggaaaggagatgcatgggctagaCTAAGCCGAggaaaaaattattaattttacataaaataacactataataaaatatagggtaatttacacataccacccctgaggtttgtcgaaaggataattttatctcccagttttgaaaaattttgcgtaacccttgaggtttgcaaacagtaacaaataagcccattccgtcaattcatgactaacagtattaaaaataagaggtgaaccgACAAAAATACACTtgtaaaaaaaaggaaaaaaaaaaaaaaaaacaccctgcaactcgtcttccccaaatcgattggggaagatgagttgcaggtttcaaacctctttattttcttcaattgttcttcatcttcatcttctgggtTTCATCTCTCCCACGTTTTGAGAGTCTCTTTTAGAGTTTTCATGGTGGTGTCCGGCCATTGCATCAATTTGAAAACATGGATTTAATCATGATGTTATCTCCTCTCCGCACATGGAGTTTTCTGCTGATATATTCTGTGTGTATGAGGTTTTCTTGTTGGATTGTTGAAGATCAACACCTAATGGCACCCCAGTTTTGGTTGTCATATTGCCCCTTGCGGTACCCTGATTTGAAAATATACTATCAGCACTCCTATTTTGGGGGAATTTTCTTGTCTTAGGTGGTACTTCTGAAACTGATTTGAGTTTGTTGGAGTTCTTTTATGCCAAAGCCTCTGCGACAACGAATAAATCCCCATTTGTGCataggaatttaaatttcttTCCAACGAGACGAATTGCGACACCAATAATTCCGGCGGTGAGGATTGCGGCAATAGCATTCATCTTAAGAACCAACGCTTCTGAGCCGTCTCGGCAGTCTCCGGATATTTTTGTATCGCCACAATTCGTTGTAGCCATGGATTCGGAGACAAACTGTGAAAGAGTTTCTTCGAtcaagacgaagaagaagaaacactaattttaaaaaaaaaatcaatttcataATCCAAAAAGATATTAATCGATTCTAATTCCATCAACACATACCTGACAAAACATGAAATCTACCGCCAACATTTTTGAAGTAAAACAGAGGTTTGATATCCTGTGAGATTATAATTCAATTAGAATttgacaaaatcaaaagggagaagaagaagtattcTGAAACCTAAcctcaaagaaaagagaagacgTGTGTAGTTTGATAGTAATTCAGGGGTCCGAAGCTGCGGCTTCTGGTAGAGGATGATGAGAAGTGATCAGAAGAACAGAGAGGGTTTGGGTTAGGAGAGCTCTCTTCCTccctaaaccctaatctccTCCACCGAACTGATCCACGATTTCTCCTACTTTTGAACTCTAAACTCTCTTACTcccaaaaccaaattgaacccTAACTAATGGATGTTGTCTTCTTCGCTGAGGTCGTGACTCTGTTCGTCGTCCTAACCCCAAAAATGCATGCCCTCCCAAATGATAGGGTTTCAAATTGTTTCAAAACCCGGGATCATGGTGGTTGAACAGGTTGAACAAAAATTTGGTGAAGGGGTTTCTGGAGAATGCCCAGGTTCTATTAtcatttgggattttttcttaatttgaaATCCTAAATTCTTTAAgagttgaaagggttttgaaacttgcaactcatcttccccaatagaagatgagttgcaggttttttttatttttgttggccagggtaattttgtcagttcaccttttatttttaacacttttagtcatgaattgacggaatggacttatttgttattgtttgcaaacctaaggagggtatgcagaatttttcaaaactgagaggtaaaattatcctttcgtcaaacctcagggatggtatgtgtaaattaccctaaaatatattatatcacatGTTATGAATATATTATATACAAAATGTGTGtaacgtttaaagtttataatatatattatattgatatgtattttatagtataacttaaaataaggTTAggctgggccgggctgggctcaGCCCGAAGCCTCAACCCTGACTCCGAGTCAGAAATTTttcctaaacgatttggggaagatgagggcaattttgTTAGTGCACCCCAtgtttttaacgttgttagtcataaaTTAACAGAATGGAGGTATGTGTTAATTTTTAtgaacctcagggggtacgtagaatttttcaaaactggggggtgttTATACTTACGTGATACCTCAGGGATGGTatgtgaaaattttcttttcttattttatccttcctagtttttccacacatccatcttaacatcctcatctttgatacacatagcttctcagtATGATACTTCTTAATTGTCCAACATTCTGTCTCATACATTATAGTCGGttgtacaacagtcctatagaattttcctgtAAGCTTTAAAAGGATACGACaatcacacagcactccggatgcacctctccactttagccatcccactttaattctctgtgaaacatcatcctctattttatcttccttatttatgattgacctcaATTATCTAATGATAAACtacagggggtgttcaagtaattgtttctaACGTTGGTATATAAATTACCATCTTCAAACCCAATTTTAGTGTGACATCTTAAATAGTTCATATCATAATTGACACAGCGTCTAGATGACCCAAAGTGTTTGAGGGGGCCTAAACGTAGAGCGACACTAGCAAAGCATCCAAGGAGTCTAAAAGGGCCTGCTCCTaagcgatgccttgacaactatggcggTAAGGCAAATGCCAAAAACAAAGAGGATATGGACTTTAGTCTCGTTATTTCTATCATTTATTGGTGAAAATCCCCATCAACAATTACTTAGCATCACCTAATATTATTGTATCCAAAATTCTATCAAAAGTATACAAAAGTTCAACATTGATATGATTCCTTCAAAGTAGTGCCAATCTATTTGGTGGAAGTTAGCAATTGGTTCCACATTGAAGAGACGTACAATCCATG is drawn from Telopea speciosissima isolate NSW1024214 ecotype Mountain lineage chromosome 1, Tspe_v1, whole genome shotgun sequence and contains these coding sequences:
- the LOC122660857 gene encoding ammonium transporter 1 member 3-like, which translates into the protein MAVSWEDSVTDSINTVYLLFSAYLVFVMQLGFAMLCAGSVRAKNTMNIMLTNVVDAVVGSISYYLFGFAFAFGTGSNSNPFIGSHYFALKDIPNDSYDYSFFLYQWAFAIAVAGITSGSIAERTQFTAYLIFSFFLTGFVYPVVAHWVWSSSGWLSPSSSGLLFGSGAIDFAGSGVVHLVGGIAGLWGAFIEGPRVGRFDAVGNPVPMRGHNATLVVLGTFLLWFGWFGFNPGSFDKILVSYPNTTNQGNWTSIGRTAVTTTLAGSMAGIVTLFARRLIVGHWDALDVCNGLLGGFVAITSGCSVVEPWAAIVCGFFAAMVLIGLNMVALKLKFDDPLEATQLHGGCGAWGLIFTGLFAKEEFVIQAYDSGESGVVRPYGLLMGGGWGLLGSQLIEVLVIVGWVSVTMGPLFYCLHKLKLLRTSTDEEIAGLDISSHGGYAYVVANPEENQPRFYADYMRMQE
- the LOC122660867 gene encoding chlorophyll a-b binding protein CP29.2, chloroplastic-like, translating into MATTTAAATSSFLGTRLQDVHSNSGKFQARFGFGKKAPKKTASKPSSNRPLWFPGAKAPEYLDGSLVGDYGFDPFGLGKPAEYLQFDYDSLDQNLAKNLAGDVIGTRAESIDVKSTPLQPYDEVFGLQRFRECELIHGRWAMLATLGALAVESLTGVTWQDAGKVELIEGSSYLGQPLPFSMTTLIVIEVLVIGYIEFQRNAELDPEKRLYPGGSFFDPLGLASDPEKKATLQLAEIKHARLAMVAFLGFAVQAAATGKGPLNNWATHLSDPLHTTIFDTFAS